TACTCATCATGATGGAACGACTTGATGAGGCCGAACTGGTCTGCCTGCGGAGCATTGAAATAGACCGGTGGAACAGGGAAGGGCATATCCTTATGGGACTGCTTGCCAAGCAGCGCAATGAAAGCGAAGCGGCTGTCAAGAGATTTCAAGAGGCCCTCTATATACAATCGTCATGCTGGCTGGGGCATTTCAATCTCGCGGAAGTTTACGTTGTCCGGCGAGAGTTTAAAAATGCCCTCCGTGAGTATGGGATTGCAATTAATTTACTGAACAAGGCCGATGGGGTAAATCATGGACTTAACTTCTTTCTTCTCGCTTTTTCAGCCGATCGGATCAAGCGCCTCTGTCAGCACAATATGCTGAACTTGAAACAGAAAAGCGCGTAGGAGCAAAAAGCTTTATGGCATTGGACATGGCGAAATTTATGGCGAGGTTTGTGGATGAGGCCCGCGATCATATCAATAAGCTTAACGATGGTCTGGTGCGTCTGGAGAAACACCCGGAAGATACAGAAACCATTAATGATGTCTTTCGCTCCGCCCACACGATCAAGGGATCGTCGCGGATGATGAAGCTGAATTCGATAACCGATGTGGCCCATAAGATGGAAGACGTGCTTGGGGCGCTGAGGGAAAAAAAGCTTTACCATTCGCGAGAACTCGCCAATGTCCTTTTCAAGGGGATAGACTGTATCACGGTCATGATCGACAAAGTCGCGGCGGGACAGAAGTTGGACGAGGATACAATCGTTCTCTGCGATGAGCTGACGAAGGCCGTGGATGGTCAGTTCGCCTCAGTTGGCGGCGCTATCCCTGTCAATTCCGTGGCAGCCACGGAACCCCTCCCGATTCCGACTGCCGAATTAAGCAAAGTGCAAGCGGTAGCCGAAGAAAAAACAGAAAAGCCTGAGGCAGCACCGCCAAAGCCCGAAGAAGTTTCGGTTGCAGACGCGCCGCTGTCCGATGCTATTCAGGCTGCGGCATTGAAAGAAAAAGGCCATAGGCCGTCCGAAAGCATCCGGGTCAATGCGGAGAAACTCGACGAACTGATCCGTCTCATGGGGGAGATTGTATCGCACCAGAACAGACTGAAACAGCGCTTATCGGACATAAGGGAAGCGGAAAGGACGGCCAGGCAAAATATGGACCTTTCGGCATGCCTCGAACAGGTTGACGCTTCTCACAATGGCAACTTAAGTGGAATCATCCAGTCCGGACGTTCCCTCTATTTAAGCCTCAAGCAACTTTCGTTGAGCATGCGTGATGACGCCAATATGCAGGAACTCTTGACCTCGGAATTGCAGGAAAAGGCGTTGATGCTCCGGATGGTGCCGCTTGCGACCGTGTTTGATACCTTCCCCCGGATGGTGCGGGACCTTTCGCAATCACAAGGGAAGTCTGTCGATCTTTTAATTGAAGGCGGGGATATAGGATTAGACAAGAAAATGATCGAAAAGATCGGAGACCCCCTCGTCCATATGCTCAGGAATGCCGTTGACCACGGAACGGAAAGCCGGGATGAGAGGCTGAAGGCAGGGAAAACGGAACAGGGAAGCATACGACTTTTTGCAAGCTATGACGCGGGGAGCGTGTTGATTGAGCTTAGTGACGATGGGAACGGCATTTCACTGGAGAAAATCAGGGAAAAGGCGCTGCGGAAAAAGATGTTCAGCGAAACGGAACTGAACGCCATGGCTGATGATGAAATCGTGGATCTGATATTCCAGCCGGGTTTCAGCACGAGTGCAATAATCACTGACATCTCAGGCCGAGGTGTCGGGATGGATGTGGCGAGAAAAAATATCGTCGAAGAATTGAAGGGTTCCATTAAGATTGAAACAATGGCAGGGCGGGGAACCCGTTTCTTGATCCGGGTTCCGATGACTCTGGCGGTAATGCGCGTGCTTTTGGTTGAAGCCGCCGGCGCAAAATTTGCTGTAAATACCCACTATGTGGATGAGATTATACGGGGTTCCGAAACAGAGATCATCAATGTACTGGACAGAAAGGCAATAAGGCTGCGGGAGGAGCTTATCCCGGTTGTGCACTTAGAGACCGTCCTCAATCTGGTCGGCAAAGGGAAGGAGGAGAATGGCAATTTGCTGGTCCTCGTCACGCGGGTTGGCAACGAAAAACTTGGGCTCATCGTGGATGCCCTGCTTGACGAGGAAGACATGGTTATCAAATCACTGCCTCCACATATGAAAAACATCCGCCTTGTGTCCGGGGTTACCATTACAGGCCGGAACGAGGTCATAAATATTTTACACGTTCCGGGGCTCATTATGGAAGCGGGTGAGACGAAGCGCGCACATTCACCGGCGAAAAAAGAGGCCGACGCCATACGCATTCTTGTCGTGGACGATTCTGCTAATACGCGCGAAATTGAAAAGAGCATTCTCGAGGCATATGGGTACGCTGTTGACCTTGCGGAAGATGGCATGGAAGCGATCGAGAAAGCGTTGGAGCAAAGGTACGACCTCGTCGTCACCGATGTGGAAATGCCGCGTCTTGACGGCTTCTCGCTTACGGAAAGGTTGAGGAAGGACGAGTCGTATAAGAATACGCCGGTAATCATCGTGACGTCAAGGGAGAAGGATGAGGATAAAAAAAGGGGTATCATGGTGGGCGCAAATGCGTATATCGTAAAAGGCGCTTTTGATCAGACGAACCTGCTGGAGACGGTTCAGAATCTGATTGGATGACAAGGAGGATTTCGAATACCATGGTTTCAGAAAAGACAAAAGTACTCGTTGTTGACGACGATTCTTTTATCCGGGATGTGCTGGCTGATATCCTCCAGACTGAAGATTATGCGGTCGATACCGCTGAAGATGGGGTGGAGGCCTTCGCAAAATGCACCGCAGACCCCGGCATAGGGCTCGTGATTTCAGATATGAACATGCCGCATATGGGTGGTATGGAGCTCTTGGGCAAACTTAGAGATAGAGGCGACGATGTGCCGGTTATCATCCTTACGGGCAATAATGAGATATCCGTGGCCATAAGCGCCCTCAACCGCGGAGCAAATGACTACCTGCTGAAGGATGAGAACATTCAGGAGACTGTTAGCATATCCGTTTCCATGGTGCTGGAAAAGCATGAGCTGAAGAAGCAGAACCTTAAGCTCATGGCGGACATTGCGTTGAAAAACGAACGTCTCGAAAAGGACAAGGTGCTTGCCCAAAACGTACAAAAAAACATCCTGCCCCACGGGTTGAGCTTTCCTGGCGTTGACGTGGGGACCTTTTACCAGCCTTCGGACAAGATCGGAGGGGATTTTTTCGATGCCTGGGATACAGACGCGGGCATTCATTTCATCATGGGGGACGTCTCTGGACACAGCACGTCTTCGGCGCTTATCATGGCTGTAAGCAAGGGGATATTCCGTTCGCTCGGCTACACGATGCGCGATCCCATCCAAATCCTCAAGACCGCTAACCGCATGTTCTGTGACATCTTGAAAGACAGTGGCATGTTCCTATCGCTGGTATATGCCGTGTTCGACCGGGACTTAGGCGAGCTCAGAATTGTATCAGCCGGCCATAATCCAGTCTTTATTGTGTCCAACGGATCTATCCTGACCATCGAGTCCACGGGGCCCGTTATGGGATGGGAAGTTAGTGACGCATGGACCGAGGCAAAATACCAATTCAGCCCTGGCGATATTTTTTTTCTTTATACCGATGGCGTGACGGAAGCGACAAACGAATCAGGAGAGGAATTTGGAGAGGCGCGGCTTCAGGATTTGCTCAAGGAACCGGCGGATCCCGCTAAAATTGTGGGAAGGATATTTGCCAAAGTGGCCGGTTTCAACAACGGCAAGTTTGCTGACGACCTCACGATGTTTGTTATAAAAAGGAAGTAAGAGGGTATAAAAATCAATATCCGGTTTATTCCCCCAAAACTGGTTTCTTGTTGGCTTTTTGCCTTCTGAAAAAAATGTTTGCCAAAGAAATGCTTTTGCAGTAGAAAAATAGCCATTGAAGCAAGGGGTGCCTGGATAAGGCTGAGATAATACCCGTTGAACCTGATCTGGGTAATGCCAGCGTAGGGAATTATAGGTTTTTCCTGTCGCGTTTTTGGCCGTATCCTTTATTAGGGTGCGGCTTTTTTAATTTTCATATGGATGAATCGAAAGACGTTGTGGAAACCGTAAAGAAAA
This DNA window, taken from Syntrophales bacterium, encodes the following:
- a CDS encoding hybrid sensor histidine kinase/response regulator codes for the protein MALDMAKFMARFVDEARDHINKLNDGLVRLEKHPEDTETINDVFRSAHTIKGSSRMMKLNSITDVAHKMEDVLGALREKKLYHSRELANVLFKGIDCITVMIDKVAAGQKLDEDTIVLCDELTKAVDGQFASVGGAIPVNSVAATEPLPIPTAELSKVQAVAEEKTEKPEAAPPKPEEVSVADAPLSDAIQAAALKEKGHRPSESIRVNAEKLDELIRLMGEIVSHQNRLKQRLSDIREAERTARQNMDLSACLEQVDASHNGNLSGIIQSGRSLYLSLKQLSLSMRDDANMQELLTSELQEKALMLRMVPLATVFDTFPRMVRDLSQSQGKSVDLLIEGGDIGLDKKMIEKIGDPLVHMLRNAVDHGTESRDERLKAGKTEQGSIRLFASYDAGSVLIELSDDGNGISLEKIREKALRKKMFSETELNAMADDEIVDLIFQPGFSTSAIITDISGRGVGMDVARKNIVEELKGSIKIETMAGRGTRFLIRVPMTLAVMRVLLVEAAGAKFAVNTHYVDEIIRGSETEIINVLDRKAIRLREELIPVVHLETVLNLVGKGKEENGNLLVLVTRVGNEKLGLIVDALLDEEDMVIKSLPPHMKNIRLVSGVTITGRNEVINILHVPGLIMEAGETKRAHSPAKKEADAIRILVVDDSANTREIEKSILEAYGYAVDLAEDGMEAIEKALEQRYDLVVTDVEMPRLDGFSLTERLRKDESYKNTPVIIVTSREKDEDKKRGIMVGANAYIVKGAFDQTNLLETVQNLIG
- a CDS encoding SpoIIE family protein phosphatase, encoding MVSEKTKVLVVDDDSFIRDVLADILQTEDYAVDTAEDGVEAFAKCTADPGIGLVISDMNMPHMGGMELLGKLRDRGDDVPVIILTGNNEISVAISALNRGANDYLLKDENIQETVSISVSMVLEKHELKKQNLKLMADIALKNERLEKDKVLAQNVQKNILPHGLSFPGVDVGTFYQPSDKIGGDFFDAWDTDAGIHFIMGDVSGHSTSSALIMAVSKGIFRSLGYTMRDPIQILKTANRMFCDILKDSGMFLSLVYAVFDRDLGELRIVSAGHNPVFIVSNGSILTIESTGPVMGWEVSDAWTEAKYQFSPGDIFFLYTDGVTEATNESGEEFGEARLQDLLKEPADPAKIVGRIFAKVAGFNNGKFADDLTMFVIKRK